A DNA window from Mastomys coucha isolate ucsf_1 unplaced genomic scaffold, UCSF_Mcou_1 pScaffold21, whole genome shotgun sequence contains the following coding sequences:
- the LOC116103763 gene encoding LOW QUALITY PROTEIN: interferon-induced protein with tetratricopeptide repeats 1-like (The sequence of the model RefSeq protein was modified relative to this genomic sequence to represent the inferred CDS: deleted 1 base in 1 codon) — protein MEQLLSPNNMSEESPRSLIYTRLVELRCHFTWNLVIEDVDMPDLEVRISETEFLDINYSIGMHNLLAYVKHLKGQQEEALKSLKEAEDLIQREQLGKRSLVTWGNCAWVHYHRGSLAEAQIYLDKVEKVCKEFASPFPYRLECAEMDCEEGWALLKCRGKNYKRARDCFAKALEREPENPEFNNGYAVAAYHLDYYGGTSLEPLRKAVSLKPEDLRIKVLLAQKLQDLGKTNEGEKYIEEALPRISPQNNLFGYVAKFYRKKGLVVEALKYLERALQTKPSSVYLHFQIGLCHKRQLIQIKKGRNMRLTGEDRERADRSIHLAICYFKKTLELKPTYEMAYVNLAEMYLEIDQFTEAEVNFQKVLSMSNLEDYMQQEIHLRYGNFQQFHKKSEETAITHYLKGLKIEVTSHSRDKLLKALEKLAQRRIDQNIHVLESLSLLGFVYRLKGDTSEALSCYEKALRLTGAVNPEF, from the exons ATGGAGCAACTTCTGTCTCCCAACAACATGAG TGAAGAATCTCCTAGAAGTCTCATATATACCAGACTGGTTGAGCTGAGATGCCACTTCACATGGAATTTGGTTATAGAAGATGTGGACATGCCTGATTTGGAAGTAAGAATCTCAGAGACTGAGTTCCTTGATATTAACTACAGTATCGGGATGCACAACCTCCTGGCCTACGTGAAACACCTGAAAGGCCAGCAGGAGGAAGCTCTGAAGAGcttgaaagaagctgaagacTTGATCCAGAGAGAGCAGTTGGGCAAGAGAAGCCTGGTGACATGGGGCAACTGTGCCTGGGTGCATTACCACAGGGGCAGCTTGGCAGAAGCCCAGATCTACCTGGACAAGGTGGAGAAGGTTTGCAAGGAATTTGCAAGTCCCTTCCCCTACAGACTGGAATGTGCTGAGATGGACTGTGAGGAAGGCTGGGCCTTGCTGAAGTGTAGAGGAAAAAATTATAAACGAGCCCGGGACTGCTTTGCAAAGGCTCTGGAAAGGGAGCCTGAAAACCCCGAATTCAACAATGGCTATGCAGTTGCAGCCTATCACCTGGATTACTATGGTGGAACTTCTCTAGAACCCTTAAGGAAGGCTGTCAGCTTGAAACCAGAAGATCTACGCATTAAAGTTCTCCTTGCCCAAAAGCTTCAGGATTTAGGCAAgacaaatgaaggagaa aaatacATTGAAGAAGCTCTGCCTAGAATATCTCCCCAGAATAATCTCTTTGGATATGTAGCCAAATTTTACCGAAAGAAAGGTTTAGTGGTGGAAGCTCTCAAGTACCTTGAGAGAGCCTTGCAAACAAAACCTTCCTCTGTCTACTTGCATTTCCAGATTGGCCTTTGCCATAAAAGACAACTGATTCAAATAAAGAAAGGTAGAAACATGCGACTTACAGGGGAGGATAGAGAGAGAGCAGACCGATCCATCCATTTGGctatatgctattttaaaaagactttagaACTGAAGCCCACATATGAGATGGCTTATGTCAATCTGGCTGAAATGTACTTAGAGATTGATCAATTTACAGAGGCAGAGGTCAATTTTCAGAAAGTATTGAGCATGAGCAACTTGGAAGACTATATGCAGCAAGAGATTCATTTACGCTATGGCAACTTCCAACAATTCCATAAGAAATCAGAAGAGACAGCCATTACCCATTACTTAAAAGGCCTGAAAATAGAGGTGACTTCTCACTCCAGGGATAAACTTCTCAAGGCTTTGGAGAAGCTGGCTCAAAGACGCATTGACCAGAATATTCATGTCCTGGAAAGCTTGAGCCTCCTTGGCTTTGTCTACAGACTGAAAGGGGACACAAGTGAAGCCTTGTCATGCTACGAGAAGGCCCTGAGGCTCACAGGAGCAGTGAACCCTGAGTTTTGA